One part of the Glycine soja cultivar W05 chromosome 11, ASM419377v2, whole genome shotgun sequence genome encodes these proteins:
- the LOC114374517 gene encoding tRNA dimethylallyltransferase 9 has translation MISNGVCTLRTCLRFPARPLFREPPRLFSCRQRFLVTASETKKKEKVIVISGPTGSGKSRLALELAKRLNGEIVSADSVQVYRGLDVGSAKPSPNERKEVPHHLVDILHPSEDYSVGQFFEDARQATGCILDNGRVPIVVGGTGLYLRWFIYGKPDVPKASPEIVSEAYQELAELQRNDDWDTAVQLVVKAGDPKAQFLAVNDWYRLRRSLEIIKSSGSPPSAFRVPYDSFREQGEYGVADGSELSDMNTYGDAMEKTNSSELDYEFMCFFLSSHRLDLYKSIDYRCEDMLLGRDGILSEAQWLLDTGLHPNSNSATKAIGYRQAMEYLQRCREQGGHSSVEEFYKFLFEFQKASRNFAKRQLTWFRNENIYQWLDASKPLETILDFIHGAYHDWNGSILVPEDLRMSRDISNHRQAAQLKAYRTRNRHFVNGEDCTHILNWIRKTQR, from the exons ATGATTAGCAATGGAGTATGCACTCTCCGCACGTGCCTCCGTTTCCCAGCGAGACCACTATTCCGAGAACCTCCGCGCTTGTTCAGCTGTCGGCAGCGGTTTCTGGTGACTGCGTCGGAaacgaagaagaaagagaaggtGATTGTGATTTCTGGACCCACCGGTTCCGGCAAGAGCCGCCTCGCATTGGAACTCGCAAAGCGCCTCAACGGCGAAATCGTCAGTGCCGACTCCGTCCAG GTGTATCGGGGGCTTGATGTTGGATCTGCAAAGCCTTCCCCAAATGAAAGAAAG GAGGTACCACATCATCTGGTTGACATACTGCACCCATCTGAAG ACTATTCTGTTGGGCAGTTTTTTGAGGATGCAAGGCAAGCTACAGGATGTATTCTTGACAATGGCCGTGTTCCCATAGTTGTTGGAGGCACTGGATTGTATTTAAGATG gtTCATATATGGAAAGCCAGATGTACCTAAAGCCTCTCCAGAGATTGTATCTGAAGCATATCAAGAGTTAGCTGAACTGCAGAGGAATGATGACTGGGATACAGCTGTGCAGTTGGTGGTAAAAGCAGGTGATCCAAAGGCTCAATTTCTAGCAGTGAATGATTGGTACCGATTACGACGTAGCCTAGAGATTATTAAG TCTAGTGGATCACCTCCTTCTGCTTTTCGGGTACCATATGATTCTTTCAGGGAACAGGGCGAATATGGTGTTGCTGATGGTTCTGAGTTGTCTGATATGAATACTTATGGTGATGCAATGGAAAAAACCAACTCATCAGAGTTAGACTACGAGTTTATGTGCTTTTTCCTTTCTAGCCACAGACTTGACCTCTATAAATCAATTGATTATCGGTGTGAAGATATGCTGTTAG GAAGGGATGGGATTTTGTCTGAGGCTCAATGGCTTCTTGATACAGGTCTTCATCCAAACTCCAATTCTGCAACAAAAGCAATTGGTTACAGACAA GCCATGGAGTACTTACAAAGATGTAGAGAGCAAGGGGGTCACAGTTCTGTTGAAGAATTTTACAAATTCttgtttgaatttcaaaaagCATCACG GAATTTTGCAAAAAGGCAGTTGACCTGGTTTCGTAATGAAAACATATACCAGTGGCTCGATGCTTCTAAACCTCTG GAAACCATTCTCGACTTCATTCATGGCGCATACCATGATTGGAATGGAAGTATTCTTGTGCCTGAAGACCTAAGAATGTCGAGAGATATTTCTAATCACCGACAAGCTGCACAACTTAAGGCTTACCGCACCAGAAATAG GCATTTCGTGAACGGGGAAGATTGTACTCATATTCTGAACTGGATAAGAAAGACCCAAAGGTGA
- the LOC114376678 gene encoding multiple organellar RNA editing factor 8, chloroplastic/mitochondrial-like, with translation MATQILSRIFPKTLAPFLSRSLSTAPSPPSLSALSFLRRISVAANPSLHRAFLPNSPSLRALSTRATTSSLNDPNPNWSNRPPKETILLDGCDFEHWLVVMEKPEGDPTRDDIIDSYIKTLAKVIGSEEEARMKIYSVSTRHYFAFGALVSEELSYKIKELPGVRWVLPDSYLNVKEKDYGGEPFINGQAAPYDPKYHEEWVRNNARANERNRRNDRPRNADRSRNFERRRENVVNRDMQGRPPSPNPGPNVGGPPPSNAAGYPPSNAAGYPPSNAGYAPPSNTGGYPPSNAGYAPPSNAGGYPPSNAGYAPPSNAGYAPPNTAGYSSPNAAGGYPPNAGGGYGPGGGVPQNNYAGNMGGPPSNQNMGGFQQNSGWSNNAPSRDVPSRDMGGPPGGNPYSG, from the exons ATGGCGACTCAGATCCTCTCTCGCATCTTCCCCAAAACCCTAGCCCCCTTCCTCTCCCGTTCTCTCTCCACCGCCCCCTCTCCTCCCTCCCTCTCCGCGCTCTCCTTCCTCCGCCGCATCTCCGTTGCCGCCAACCCCTCCCTCCACCGCGCCTTCCTCCCCAACTCTCCCTCCCTCCGCGCCCTCTCCACACGCGCCACTACCTCCTCCCTCAACGACCCCAACCCTAACTGGTCCAACCGTCCCCCGAAAGAAACCATCTTGCTCGACGGCTGCGATTTCGAACACTGGCTCGTCGTCATGGAGAAGCCCGAGGGAGACCCCACACGCGATGACATCATCGATAGCTACATCAAAACATTGGCCAAGGTCATCGGAAG TGAAGAGGAGGCGAGAATGAAGATATATTCGGTCTCGACTAGGCACTACTTTGCGTTTGGGGCTCTTGTGTCTGAAGAGCTTTCTTACAAGATTAAAG AATTGCCTGGAGTTCGGTGGGTGCTTCCTGATTCTTACTTGAATGTTAAGGAAAAGGATTATGGAG GTGAGCCCTTTATTAACGGGCAAGCTGCTCCCTATGATCCCAAGTATCACGAAGAGTGGGTTAGAAACAATGCTCGTGCCAATGAGAGAAACAGGCGCAATGACAGGCCTCGTAATGCTGACAGGTCAAGAAACTTTGAGAGGAGGAGGGAAAATGTGGTAAACAGAGACATGCAGGGCAGGCCTCCTTCGCCAAATCCTGGCCCTAATGTGGGCGGTCCTCCTCCAAGCAATGCAGCTGGGTACCCTCCAAGCAATGCAGCTGGGTACCCTCCTAGCAATGCAGGATATGCCCCTCCAAGCAATACAGGCGGGTACCCTCCTAGCAATGCAGGATATGCCCCTCCAAGCAATGCAGGCGGGTACCCTCCGAGCAATGCAGGCTATGCCCCTCCGAGCAATGCAGGCTATGCCCCTCCAAATACAGCTGGATATTCTTCTCCGAACGCCGCAGGAGGTTACCCTCCTAATGCAGGTGGTGGCTATGGTCCTGGTGGTGGTGTGCCTCAGAATAACTACGCAGGGAACATGGGAGGGCCACCATCAAACCAGAACATGGGAGGGTTTCAACAAAATTCAGGATGGTCGAACAATGCTCCCAGTAGAGATGTGCCAAGCAGGGATATGGGAGGACCACCTGGTGGGAACCCATATTCTGGGTGA